One Salmo salar chromosome ssa01, Ssal_v3.1, whole genome shotgun sequence DNA window includes the following coding sequences:
- the LOC106571021 gene encoding uncharacterized protein isoform X4 has product MSTYNMFQSETTSIMAFVVETVMKEISHLSNANDCSKPERELCTIMNLVMGEAIRKICQLFLVASSRLQNENGKLKTKVEQMEEDMKTITEKAEHYRMSLAKVQAQAEPKGPTHVLHNGIIFAIKPLDLPVLPGMTAGPALPGNVSQANPVTNATSVRAGMFGGSSGFGLINV; this is encoded by the exons ATGTCAACTTACAATATGTTCCAGTCAGAAACAACATCGATTATGGCTTTTGTCGTCGAGACTGTAATGAAAGAAATTAGCCATCTTTCAAACGCTAACGACTGCAGTAAACCGGAGAGAGAG CTTTGCACCATAATGAATCTGGTGATGGGGGAGGCTATTCGTAAAATCTGCCAACTATTCCTAGTGGCCTCCTCACGTTTACAAAATGAAAATGGGAAACTGAAGACCAAGGTGGAGCAGATGGAGGAAGATATGAAGACAATAACTGAGAAGGCTGAACATTATAGAATGTCTCTAGCTAAAGTGCAGGCACAAGCAGAACCGAAAGGACCTACCCATGTTCTGCACAATGGAATCATCTTTGCAATTAAACCACTTG ATCTCCCAGTGTTGCCTGGAATGACAGCGGGTCCAGCATTGCCAGGGAATGTCAGTCAAGCAAACCCTGTCACTAATGCAACATCAGTCCGTGCAG GTATGTTTGGTGGGTCAAGTGGGTTTGGCCTGATCAATGTGTGA
- the LOC106571021 gene encoding gastrula zinc finger protein XlCGF26.1 isoform X3, with translation MRSSIQQDTRNQNGPAKVCSKPTETSSLENDSSLGDTDGLNTDPSPRDTESNVEHMRAALPEGNGRDSHESQKNSNTTKGTRSKETKRFKCDVCEKTFCKKELLRVHKLTHTRPFKCDVCQKTFTRKGLLESHKLSHTSPFKCDDCDKVFILNRLLVRHKLIHTGERPFACGQCGKTFRMSKQLEHHMLRHREKTFSCKVCDSIFSTKKDLTQHRLVHAVERPFKCLTCGKGFTSRAVLMGHERIHTGEKPHSCAECGKSYRLSYDLSIHMRRHTGERPHLCSECGKRFITKSSLENHKVIHTGEKPFKCETCGAAFGHKANLQRHQVLHTGERPYKCKVCGKSYLQSTDLKAHMHRHGATKPFMCDLCGKTFIYNYQMRQHNLKWHKAEGENIPGGAGTSTKPFSCDVCLNGFSSMLTLKKHQEIHTGQNQYSCSVCGKTFAYKNTLDYHMKLHSGEKPHECKYCGRKFILKQALKGHERTHTGEKPFKCSYCDKTFSVNSNLKRHERVHTGEKPFKCDVCGRGFSQANNVKAHMQVHTGVRPYYCKRCGKGFSDIRHYKNHSCNGVAATRDRSRKPSDHTFRSRKGGRDRSACLNAAVM, from the exons ATGCGCTCCAGCATTCAGCAGGACACTAGGAACCAAAACG GTCCTGCAAAGGTTTGCAGTAAACCCACAGAGACGTCTTCATTGGAGAATGACTCGTCTCTGGGAGACACAGATGGACTGAATACAGACCCCTCCCCAAGAGACACTGAATCCAACGTTGAGCATATGAGAGCTGCTCTGCCAGAGGGCAACGGGAGAGACAGCCATGAAAGCCAGAAAAACAGCAATACTACTAAAGGGACACGATCCAAAGAAACCAAACGCTTCAAGTGTGATGTTTGTGAGAAGACCTTCTGCAAGAAAGAGTTGTTGAGAGTTCACAAGTTAACGCATACAAGACCCTTCAAGTGTGACGTGTGTCAGAAGACCTTCACCAGGAAGGGGTTACTGGAATCTCACAAGCTAAGTCACACAAGTCCCTTCAAGTGTGATGATTGTGACAAGGTCTTCATCCTGAACCGCTTGCTGGTACGTCACAAGctaattcacacaggagagaggccaTTCGCTTGTGGTCAATGTGGCAAAACATTCAGAATGTCCAAGCAGCTCGAACATCACATGTTGCGTCACAGAGAAAAAACATTCAGTTGCAAAGTTTGCGATAGTATATTCTCTACCAAGAAAGATCTGACACAACATCGGCTTGTTCATGCAGTGGAGAGACCGTTCAAGTGCCTGACTTGTGGAAAGGGTTTCACATCAAGGGCCGTGCTTATGGGGCACGAGAGAATCCACACCGGGGAAAAACCACACAGCTGcgctgaatgtgggaagagttacagACTGTCTTATGACCTAAGTATTCATATGCGAAGACATACAGGTGAACGTCCACACTTATGCTCGGAGTGTGGTAAGAGATTTATAACTAAATCCAGCCTTGAAAACCACAAGGTAATCCATACAGGGGAGAAGCCATTTAAATGTGAGACCTGTGGAGCTGCTTTCGGCCATAAAGCCAACCTTCAGAGACACCAAGTTCTTCACACAGGGGAGAGACCGTACAAATGTAAAGTGTGTGGGAAAAGCTACCTTCAGTCCACCGACCTAAAAGCTCACATGCACCGTCATGGGGCAACCAAGCCATTTATGTGTGACCTATGTGGAAAGACTTTTATTTACAATTACCAAATGAGACAGCACAATCTAAAATGGCACAAAGCTGAAGGAGAGAACATTCCTGGGGGAGCGGGAACCTCAACAAAGCCATTCAGTTGTGATGTATGTTTGAATGGCTTCAGCTCCATGCTAACTCTGAAAAAGCATCaagaaattcacacaggacaaaaTCAATACTCTTGTTCCGTTTGCGGAAAGACCTTTGCCTATAAAAATACTTTGGACTATCACATGAAACTTCACAGTGGAGAGAAGCCCCATGAATGTAAATACTGTGGAAGAAAATTCATTCTTAAGCAAGCTCTCAAAGGCCATGAGCGAACCCATACAGGTGAAAAGCCCTTCAAATGCAGTTATTGTGACAAGACTTTCTCAGTCAACAGCAATCTCAAAAGGCATGAGCGAGTCCACACGGGAGAGAAGCCATTCAAATGTGACGTCTGCGGGAGAGGTTTCAGCCAAGCTAACAATGTCAAAGCCCACATGCAGGTCCACACCGGAGTTAGGCCTTATTATTGCAAGAGATGTGGAAAGGGCTTTTCTGACATAAGACACTACAAAAACCATAGCTGTAATGGTGTGGCAGCAACACGTGATAGGTCTCGTAAACCTTCTGACCACACTTTCAGAAGTAGgaaaggaggtagagacaggagTGCTTGCCTTAATGCTGCTGTTATGTAG
- the LOC106571021 gene encoding zinc finger protein 708 isoform X2 has protein sequence MNLVMGEAIRKICQLFLVASSRLQNENGKLKTKVEQMEEDMKTITEKAEHYRMSLAKVQAQAEPKGPTHVLHNGIIFAIKPLDLPVLPGMTAGPALPGNVSQANPVTNATSVRAGPAKVCSKPTETSSLENDSSLGDTDGLNTDPSPRDTESNVEHMRAALPEGNGRDSHESQKNSNTTKGTRSKETKRFKCDVCEKTFCKKELLRVHKLTHTRPFKCDVCQKTFTRKGLLESHKLSHTSPFKCDDCDKVFILNRLLVRHKLIHTGERPFACGQCGKTFRMSKQLEHHMLRHREKTFSCKVCDSIFSTKKDLTQHRLVHAVERPFKCLTCGKGFTSRAVLMGHERIHTGEKPHSCAECGKSYRLSYDLSIHMRRHTGERPHLCSECGKRFITKSSLENHKVIHTGEKPFKCETCGAAFGHKANLQRHQVLHTGERPYKCKVCGKSYLQSTDLKAHMHRHGATKPFMCDLCGKTFIYNYQMRQHNLKWHKAEGENIPGGAGTSTKPFSCDVCLNGFSSMLTLKKHQEIHTGQNQYSCSVCGKTFAYKNTLDYHMKLHSGEKPHECKYCGRKFILKQALKGHERTHTGEKPFKCSYCDKTFSVNSNLKRHERVHTGEKPFKCDVCGRGFSQANNVKAHMQVHTGVRPYYCKRCGKGFSDIRHYKNHSCNGVAATRDRSRKPSDHTFRSRKGGRDRSACLNAAVM, from the exons ATGAATCTGGTGATGGGGGAGGCTATTCGTAAAATCTGCCAACTATTCCTAGTGGCCTCCTCACGTTTACAAAATGAAAATGGGAAACTGAAGACCAAGGTGGAGCAGATGGAGGAAGATATGAAGACAATAACTGAGAAGGCTGAACATTATAGAATGTCTCTAGCTAAAGTGCAGGCACAAGCAGAACCGAAAGGACCTACCCATGTTCTGCACAATGGAATCATCTTTGCAATTAAACCACTTG ATCTCCCAGTGTTGCCTGGAATGACAGCGGGTCCAGCATTGCCAGGGAATGTCAGTCAAGCAAACCCTGTCACTAATGCAACATCAGTCCGTGCAG GTCCTGCAAAGGTTTGCAGTAAACCCACAGAGACGTCTTCATTGGAGAATGACTCGTCTCTGGGAGACACAGATGGACTGAATACAGACCCCTCCCCAAGAGACACTGAATCCAACGTTGAGCATATGAGAGCTGCTCTGCCAGAGGGCAACGGGAGAGACAGCCATGAAAGCCAGAAAAACAGCAATACTACTAAAGGGACACGATCCAAAGAAACCAAACGCTTCAAGTGTGATGTTTGTGAGAAGACCTTCTGCAAGAAAGAGTTGTTGAGAGTTCACAAGTTAACGCATACAAGACCCTTCAAGTGTGACGTGTGTCAGAAGACCTTCACCAGGAAGGGGTTACTGGAATCTCACAAGCTAAGTCACACAAGTCCCTTCAAGTGTGATGATTGTGACAAGGTCTTCATCCTGAACCGCTTGCTGGTACGTCACAAGctaattcacacaggagagaggccaTTCGCTTGTGGTCAATGTGGCAAAACATTCAGAATGTCCAAGCAGCTCGAACATCACATGTTGCGTCACAGAGAAAAAACATTCAGTTGCAAAGTTTGCGATAGTATATTCTCTACCAAGAAAGATCTGACACAACATCGGCTTGTTCATGCAGTGGAGAGACCGTTCAAGTGCCTGACTTGTGGAAAGGGTTTCACATCAAGGGCCGTGCTTATGGGGCACGAGAGAATCCACACCGGGGAAAAACCACACAGCTGcgctgaatgtgggaagagttacagACTGTCTTATGACCTAAGTATTCATATGCGAAGACATACAGGTGAACGTCCACACTTATGCTCGGAGTGTGGTAAGAGATTTATAACTAAATCCAGCCTTGAAAACCACAAGGTAATCCATACAGGGGAGAAGCCATTTAAATGTGAGACCTGTGGAGCTGCTTTCGGCCATAAAGCCAACCTTCAGAGACACCAAGTTCTTCACACAGGGGAGAGACCGTACAAATGTAAAGTGTGTGGGAAAAGCTACCTTCAGTCCACCGACCTAAAAGCTCACATGCACCGTCATGGGGCAACCAAGCCATTTATGTGTGACCTATGTGGAAAGACTTTTATTTACAATTACCAAATGAGACAGCACAATCTAAAATGGCACAAAGCTGAAGGAGAGAACATTCCTGGGGGAGCGGGAACCTCAACAAAGCCATTCAGTTGTGATGTATGTTTGAATGGCTTCAGCTCCATGCTAACTCTGAAAAAGCATCaagaaattcacacaggacaaaaTCAATACTCTTGTTCCGTTTGCGGAAAGACCTTTGCCTATAAAAATACTTTGGACTATCACATGAAACTTCACAGTGGAGAGAAGCCCCATGAATGTAAATACTGTGGAAGAAAATTCATTCTTAAGCAAGCTCTCAAAGGCCATGAGCGAACCCATACAGGTGAAAAGCCCTTCAAATGCAGTTATTGTGACAAGACTTTCTCAGTCAACAGCAATCTCAAAAGGCATGAGCGAGTCCACACGGGAGAGAAGCCATTCAAATGTGACGTCTGCGGGAGAGGTTTCAGCCAAGCTAACAATGTCAAAGCCCACATGCAGGTCCACACCGGAGTTAGGCCTTATTATTGCAAGAGATGTGGAAAGGGCTTTTCTGACATAAGACACTACAAAAACCATAGCTGTAATGGTGTGGCAGCAACACGTGATAGGTCTCGTAAACCTTCTGACCACACTTTCAGAAGTAGgaaaggaggtagagacaggagTGCTTGCCTTAATGCTGCTGTTATGTAG
- the LOC106571021 gene encoding zinc finger protein 708 isoform X1 produces MSTYNMFQSETTSIMAFVVETVMKEISHLSNANDCSKPERELCTIMNLVMGEAIRKICQLFLVASSRLQNENGKLKTKVEQMEEDMKTITEKAEHYRMSLAKVQAQAEPKGPTHVLHNGIIFAIKPLDLPVLPGMTAGPALPGNVSQANPVTNATSVRAGPAKVCSKPTETSSLENDSSLGDTDGLNTDPSPRDTESNVEHMRAALPEGNGRDSHESQKNSNTTKGTRSKETKRFKCDVCEKTFCKKELLRVHKLTHTRPFKCDVCQKTFTRKGLLESHKLSHTSPFKCDDCDKVFILNRLLVRHKLIHTGERPFACGQCGKTFRMSKQLEHHMLRHREKTFSCKVCDSIFSTKKDLTQHRLVHAVERPFKCLTCGKGFTSRAVLMGHERIHTGEKPHSCAECGKSYRLSYDLSIHMRRHTGERPHLCSECGKRFITKSSLENHKVIHTGEKPFKCETCGAAFGHKANLQRHQVLHTGERPYKCKVCGKSYLQSTDLKAHMHRHGATKPFMCDLCGKTFIYNYQMRQHNLKWHKAEGENIPGGAGTSTKPFSCDVCLNGFSSMLTLKKHQEIHTGQNQYSCSVCGKTFAYKNTLDYHMKLHSGEKPHECKYCGRKFILKQALKGHERTHTGEKPFKCSYCDKTFSVNSNLKRHERVHTGEKPFKCDVCGRGFSQANNVKAHMQVHTGVRPYYCKRCGKGFSDIRHYKNHSCNGVAATRDRSRKPSDHTFRSRKGGRDRSACLNAAVM; encoded by the exons ATGTCAACTTACAATATGTTCCAGTCAGAAACAACATCGATTATGGCTTTTGTCGTCGAGACTGTAATGAAAGAAATTAGCCATCTTTCAAACGCTAACGACTGCAGTAAACCGGAGAGAGAG CTTTGCACCATAATGAATCTGGTGATGGGGGAGGCTATTCGTAAAATCTGCCAACTATTCCTAGTGGCCTCCTCACGTTTACAAAATGAAAATGGGAAACTGAAGACCAAGGTGGAGCAGATGGAGGAAGATATGAAGACAATAACTGAGAAGGCTGAACATTATAGAATGTCTCTAGCTAAAGTGCAGGCACAAGCAGAACCGAAAGGACCTACCCATGTTCTGCACAATGGAATCATCTTTGCAATTAAACCACTTG ATCTCCCAGTGTTGCCTGGAATGACAGCGGGTCCAGCATTGCCAGGGAATGTCAGTCAAGCAAACCCTGTCACTAATGCAACATCAGTCCGTGCAG GTCCTGCAAAGGTTTGCAGTAAACCCACAGAGACGTCTTCATTGGAGAATGACTCGTCTCTGGGAGACACAGATGGACTGAATACAGACCCCTCCCCAAGAGACACTGAATCCAACGTTGAGCATATGAGAGCTGCTCTGCCAGAGGGCAACGGGAGAGACAGCCATGAAAGCCAGAAAAACAGCAATACTACTAAAGGGACACGATCCAAAGAAACCAAACGCTTCAAGTGTGATGTTTGTGAGAAGACCTTCTGCAAGAAAGAGTTGTTGAGAGTTCACAAGTTAACGCATACAAGACCCTTCAAGTGTGACGTGTGTCAGAAGACCTTCACCAGGAAGGGGTTACTGGAATCTCACAAGCTAAGTCACACAAGTCCCTTCAAGTGTGATGATTGTGACAAGGTCTTCATCCTGAACCGCTTGCTGGTACGTCACAAGctaattcacacaggagagaggccaTTCGCTTGTGGTCAATGTGGCAAAACATTCAGAATGTCCAAGCAGCTCGAACATCACATGTTGCGTCACAGAGAAAAAACATTCAGTTGCAAAGTTTGCGATAGTATATTCTCTACCAAGAAAGATCTGACACAACATCGGCTTGTTCATGCAGTGGAGAGACCGTTCAAGTGCCTGACTTGTGGAAAGGGTTTCACATCAAGGGCCGTGCTTATGGGGCACGAGAGAATCCACACCGGGGAAAAACCACACAGCTGcgctgaatgtgggaagagttacagACTGTCTTATGACCTAAGTATTCATATGCGAAGACATACAGGTGAACGTCCACACTTATGCTCGGAGTGTGGTAAGAGATTTATAACTAAATCCAGCCTTGAAAACCACAAGGTAATCCATACAGGGGAGAAGCCATTTAAATGTGAGACCTGTGGAGCTGCTTTCGGCCATAAAGCCAACCTTCAGAGACACCAAGTTCTTCACACAGGGGAGAGACCGTACAAATGTAAAGTGTGTGGGAAAAGCTACCTTCAGTCCACCGACCTAAAAGCTCACATGCACCGTCATGGGGCAACCAAGCCATTTATGTGTGACCTATGTGGAAAGACTTTTATTTACAATTACCAAATGAGACAGCACAATCTAAAATGGCACAAAGCTGAAGGAGAGAACATTCCTGGGGGAGCGGGAACCTCAACAAAGCCATTCAGTTGTGATGTATGTTTGAATGGCTTCAGCTCCATGCTAACTCTGAAAAAGCATCaagaaattcacacaggacaaaaTCAATACTCTTGTTCCGTTTGCGGAAAGACCTTTGCCTATAAAAATACTTTGGACTATCACATGAAACTTCACAGTGGAGAGAAGCCCCATGAATGTAAATACTGTGGAAGAAAATTCATTCTTAAGCAAGCTCTCAAAGGCCATGAGCGAACCCATACAGGTGAAAAGCCCTTCAAATGCAGTTATTGTGACAAGACTTTCTCAGTCAACAGCAATCTCAAAAGGCATGAGCGAGTCCACACGGGAGAGAAGCCATTCAAATGTGACGTCTGCGGGAGAGGTTTCAGCCAAGCTAACAATGTCAAAGCCCACATGCAGGTCCACACCGGAGTTAGGCCTTATTATTGCAAGAGATGTGGAAAGGGCTTTTCTGACATAAGACACTACAAAAACCATAGCTGTAATGGTGTGGCAGCAACACGTGATAGGTCTCGTAAACCTTCTGACCACACTTTCAGAAGTAGgaaaggaggtagagacaggagTGCTTGCCTTAATGCTGCTGTTATGTAG